A region from the Kineothrix sp. IPX-CK genome encodes:
- a CDS encoding nitroreductase family protein: MDDNEELTCVVLVGKVAAPLLKEKMMRSISHRKIKNIEERIISNQPLPQWVQEGMKAVLLAPSAKNTQKVTFKYENNILSAQIADDYSMDLIDLGIAKKHFEIGNGGIFYPKK; this comes from the coding sequence ATTGATGACAACGAGGAATTAACCTGTGTTGTTTTAGTAGGCAAAGTGGCTGCACCCTTATTAAAAGAAAAAATGATGCGGTCGATTTCACACCGAAAAATAAAGAACATAGAAGAAAGAATTATAAGCAATCAGCCTTTGCCTCAATGGGTACAAGAAGGAATGAAAGCCGTATTACTTGCTCCAAGTGCTAAAAACACACAAAAAGTAACGTTTAAATATGAAAACAACATCTTAAGCGCGCAGATTGCGGATGACTATTCAATGGACCTTATCGACTTAGGTATTGCAAAAAAACATTTCGAAATAGGTAACGGAGGTATTTTCTATCCTAAAAAATAA
- a CDS encoding tyrosine-type recombinase/integrase: protein MESKKNYHDEQNKLNTTRMRNVLSELPPFCKQFFRGIENNTSSKTRLAYAYDLRVFFEYMHENNSYCKKMEIKDFPLSMLDDITREDIEEYLEYISFYQKDDKEITNEERGKARKLASLRSFYNYFYQSELIRNNPAVLVPMPKLHEKEIIRLDADEVAVLLDQVEDGTKLTKSQLKYHEKTKVRDTALLTLLLGTGIRVSECVGLDLEDVDFKNNGIKIRRKGGYETVVYFGDEVEESLRSYLEQRHHTIPLSGHENALFLSMQNRRITVRAVENLVKKYASTVTTLKKITPHKLRSTYGTSLYRETGDIYLVADVLGHKDVNTTRKHYAALEDERRRKAAKAVKLREP from the coding sequence ATGGAAAGCAAAAAGAATTATCACGATGAACAGAATAAACTGAATACGACTCGCATGAGAAATGTTCTTTCTGAGCTGCCACCCTTCTGCAAACAATTTTTCAGAGGAATCGAAAACAATACCTCCTCTAAGACACGGCTTGCATACGCGTATGACTTGCGGGTGTTTTTCGAGTATATGCACGAAAATAACAGCTATTGCAAAAAAATGGAAATCAAGGACTTCCCGCTGTCTATGCTGGATGACATTACCAGAGAAGATATAGAGGAATATCTGGAATACATAAGCTTTTATCAAAAGGACGATAAGGAAATCACTAATGAGGAGCGCGGGAAGGCACGTAAACTGGCTTCTTTAAGGAGTTTTTACAATTATTTCTATCAATCCGAGCTCATAAGAAATAATCCGGCAGTTCTCGTTCCTATGCCCAAGCTTCATGAAAAGGAAATCATACGTCTTGATGCAGACGAAGTAGCGGTGCTGCTGGATCAGGTGGAGGACGGCACCAAGCTTACCAAAAGTCAATTGAAATACCACGAAAAAACAAAGGTTAGAGACACTGCCCTGCTCACTCTCCTGCTCGGCACGGGCATTCGTGTGTCCGAGTGCGTAGGCCTCGACTTGGAAGACGTTGATTTTAAAAATAACGGTATTAAAATCCGGCGCAAAGGCGGTTATGAAACGGTCGTTTATTTCGGGGACGAGGTGGAGGAGTCACTTAGAAGCTATTTGGAGCAAAGGCATCACACTATTCCCCTCTCCGGTCATGAAAATGCTTTGTTTCTATCCATGCAGAACCGCAGAATCACTGTCCGCGCCGTCGAAAATCTGGTTAAAAAATACGCGTCCACGGTGACGACACTTAAGAAAATAACTCCGCATAAGCTTCGAAGCACCTATGGAACCTCTCTTTACCGTGAAACCGGAGATATTTATCTGGTGGCTGATGTTCTCGGCCATAAGGACGTCAATACGACGAGAAAGCATTATGCCGCGCTGGAGGACGAGCGCAGGCGCAAGGCGGCAAAAGCCGTCAAATTGCGGGAACCATAA
- a CDS encoding pentapeptide repeat-containing protein, with product MKTDGFPMDKEAGKPCRHLASDFRCEIHSKLGDQNYKGCLAYDCFGAGQKTTKICYPDTWKTDTRQANRIFNVFELVFQLHQMLWYLMEAFTLTSDKNLKATIDALIIENEQMLSASLDDLPELNVTKYRTKVNDVLKQITALVLGNSSKGKHRTEYLGQDFKRANLDKRDFSMSLMIAANLEECSLKKTNFLGTDMRDANLKNTDLSESIFLTQMQINSTKGNLNTKIPSYLSRPATWKK from the coding sequence ATGAAGACAGATGGTTTTCCTATGGACAAAGAAGCCGGAAAACCATGCAGGCACTTGGCGTCAGATTTTCGCTGCGAAATACATTCCAAACTAGGCGATCAAAATTATAAAGGCTGTTTGGCTTATGATTGCTTTGGTGCAGGACAGAAAACAACTAAGATTTGTTATCCGGACACATGGAAAACCGACACCCGGCAGGCAAACAGAATCTTTAATGTATTTGAGCTTGTATTTCAGTTGCACCAGATGCTGTGGTATCTTATGGAAGCATTTACTTTGACTTCAGATAAGAATTTAAAAGCGACGATAGACGCACTTATTATTGAGAATGAACAAATGCTCAGTGCTTCATTAGATGACCTCCCGGAACTGAACGTCACTAAATATAGGACGAAAGTGAATGATGTTTTGAAACAAATAACTGCCTTAGTTTTGGGCAACTCTTCCAAAGGAAAGCACCGTACAGAATATTTGGGACAGGATTTTAAAAGAGCGAATCTTGATAAAAGAGATTTCAGCATGTCACTGATGATTGCAGCGAACCTTGAGGAGTGCAGTTTAAAGAAGACTAATTTTTTAGGCACGGATATGCGTGATGCAAATTTGAAAAATACCGATTTGAGTGAGAGTATCTTTTTAACACAAATGCAGATAAATTCCACAAAGGGGAATTTAAACACAAAGATCCCATCATATCTGTCTCGTCCGGCAACTTGGAAAAAATAA